Below is a window of Burkholderia cepacia DNA.
CGATGTCATGTCGCTCGAGCGGATCGACGCCGTATTCGCGATAGATGTGATAGCCGCGACGCGCGATCTTTTCCGTCATGATCGAGCGCTTCATCACGATGGTGGAGAAACCGTGCGCGACGAGCGTCGCCGCGAGCAGCGGCAGCAGCGCGTTCGCGTCGTGCGTGAGGCCGAACGCGAACACGATCGCGGTCAGCGGGGCGCCGAGCGTCGCGCCGAGCGTCGCGGCCATGCACACGAGCGGCCACAGCGCCGGATCGCCGCCCGGCAGCAGCGGCGACAGCACCGTGCCGAGGCCGGCGCCGAGCATCAGCAGCGGGGCGAGCACGCCGCCCGACGTGCCCGAGCCGAGCGCGATCACCCACATCACGGCCTTCACGATCAGCAGCGCGAGCGCGATCTTCAGTGCGATGTGCTGATGAAGCAGGTCGCCGATCACGTCGTAGCCGACGCCGAGCGCCCGCGGTTCGAGCCAGCCGCCGATGCCGATCACGATCGCGCCGAGCGCGGGCCACCACATCCAGTGCACGGGCAGCTTCGCGAAGGTATCCTCGACGCGGTAGAGCGCCGCCGACAGGCCGCATGCGAGCATGCCCGACAGCAGGCCCGCGACGACGCACGACAGCAGCGCGACAGGTGTGGGCGCGGCCGTGGTCAGCGGAAACAGCGGATCGACGCCGAAGAACACCGCGCGTGCGAACCCGGCCACCGCGCATGCAAGCGCGACCGGCAGGAAACTGCGCGGACGCCATTCGAACAGCAGCAGTTCGACCGCGAGCAGCACGGCGGCGACCGGCGTGCCGAACACGGCCGTCATGCCGGCGGCCGCACCGGCGACGAGCAGCGTCTTGCGCTCGGCGGCGGTCACGTGCACGCATTGCGCGATCAGGGAGCCGAGAGCGCCGCCCGTCATGATGATCGGGCCTTCGGCGCCGAACGGGCCGCCGCTGCCGATCACGACGCCGGACGACAGCGGCTTGAGGATCGCGACCTTCGGCGACATGCGGCTCTTGCCGAACAGGATCGCCTCGATCGCTTCGGGAATGCCGTGGCCGCGGATCTTCTCCGAACCGAAGCGCGCCATCATCCCGACGATCAGCCCGCCGATCACCGGGATCACGATTACCCATGCGCCGAGCGTGTTGTTCGCCGGCGAGCGGTCGGCGAACGAAAGCTGCTGGAAGAAGAACAGGTTCGTGAACAGGTGGATCAGGCTCAACAGCACGAACGCGGCAAGCGTGCTGAGCAGGCCGATCCCGGCGGCAAGCAACGCGATCCTGGGCAGGCGTTCGTTGGTCGAGAAATCGCGTTTGTGTGGTGCGTTCATCGGAGTGTCAAGGGCAGGGGTCAGTAATCGATCTGGGGAACCTGGAACGCGTCCTTGAGCGACTTCAGCTCGGCGCGATGCATGGCCGCGAGGCGGGCGAGCAGCGTCTCGCCGGCGGGTTCGAGGTGGACTTCGACCTGCCGGCGATCGGCTTCGCTCGTCTTGCGCTTCACGAGCCCGAGCGCTTCACAGCGTGTCACCAGCGCGACGACGCCGTGATGCTGCGCCTGCAGGCGTTCCGCGAGCTCGCCGATGGTTG
It encodes the following:
- a CDS encoding MarR family winged helix-turn-helix transcriptional regulator, translated to MNDTRRALAKSDFQQLSEFRYQMRRFERFSERAAQSEGVTPLQYLLLLHIKGYPHREWATIGELAERLQAQHHGVVALVTRCEALGLVKRKTSEADRRQVEVHLEPAGETLLARLAAMHRAELKSLKDAFQVPQIDY
- a CDS encoding chloride channel protein, with product MNAPHKRDFSTNERLPRIALLAAGIGLLSTLAAFVLLSLIHLFTNLFFFQQLSFADRSPANNTLGAWVIVIPVIGGLIVGMMARFGSEKIRGHGIPEAIEAILFGKSRMSPKVAILKPLSSGVVIGSGGPFGAEGPIIMTGGALGSLIAQCVHVTAAERKTLLVAGAAAGMTAVFGTPVAAVLLAVELLLFEWRPRSFLPVALACAVAGFARAVFFGVDPLFPLTTAAPTPVALLSCVVAGLLSGMLACGLSAALYRVEDTFAKLPVHWMWWPALGAIVIGIGGWLEPRALGVGYDVIGDLLHQHIALKIALALLIVKAVMWVIALGSGTSGGVLAPLLMLGAGLGTVLSPLLPGGDPALWPLVCMAATLGATLGAPLTAIVFAFGLTHDANALLPLLAATLVAHGFSTIVMKRSIMTEKIARRGYHIYREYGVDPLERHDIAEVMTSADRLVAIDGAATLDTVESQYFGAKQAHRAYPVVQNGRLLGLVDRATLDAQRAQAGADTPISGAFAHRAPSVALAHETCRVVASRLAMLGLERLPVVDDAQSLRITGIVSRSDLIKPALQHFDDEQKRERFRPIVPVNLRDAGTRKAG